In one Fluviispira vulneris genomic region, the following are encoded:
- a CDS encoding MFS transporter, translating to MNEINPFILQVIISNVPSVLTSGFFPILGSSFGAAIVNIGLFFFLLRIGNVIGSLISPKIANKYEPHKIGTVSEVLFAITTFLILYAVIFKSVEIFIFCSLFKGIIGGVLSILRFSWLKQFPDFQKSSRINLLANVLIQGSYCLVGLFLLISNTLQMAICVLLLDGLGSIFGAFIFWKMKKYYHKKINSDGKNYFKIIKSLVHTQSRKLLLSIDILICAGLGGTNIMIFSYGEKLFGKEAGYAIALIIYGLFYFLGGKIVELKSKGKPISLNTHVISMALLVIILSLIFLPNSSSTALKITLFSLIFFSFPLINLQVQSEWFKICHKNEAAGISSAEMIYSQVISAAFEIIYSILRYENIYRAVFLTTALFLIAFYSISRKTDEKEIIISTK from the coding sequence ATGAATGAAATAAATCCATTTATCTTACAAGTCATAATTTCAAATGTCCCATCGGTCTTAACAAGCGGATTTTTCCCTATACTAGGAAGTTCTTTTGGGGCCGCAATAGTAAATATTGGCTTGTTTTTTTTCCTTTTACGTATAGGCAATGTTATAGGAAGTTTAATCTCTCCAAAAATTGCAAATAAATATGAACCTCACAAGATCGGCACAGTTTCAGAAGTATTATTTGCTATAACAACATTTTTAATTCTATATGCTGTTATATTTAAAAGTGTTGAAATATTTATTTTCTGCTCGCTTTTTAAAGGAATCATTGGGGGTGTGCTTTCCATCTTAAGGTTTTCCTGGTTAAAGCAATTCCCTGACTTCCAAAAATCAAGTCGAATAAATTTGCTAGCAAATGTATTAATTCAAGGGTCATATTGCCTTGTAGGTTTATTTTTATTAATCAGCAATACTTTGCAAATGGCTATTTGTGTACTTCTGCTTGATGGGTTAGGGTCAATTTTTGGGGCATTTATTTTCTGGAAAATGAAAAAATACTATCATAAAAAAATTAACTCTGATGGCAAAAATTATTTTAAAATTATTAAGTCTCTTGTCCATACGCAATCGAGAAAATTATTACTTTCTATTGATATTTTAATCTGTGCAGGACTAGGTGGAACAAATATAATGATTTTTAGCTATGGCGAAAAACTCTTCGGAAAGGAAGCAGGTTATGCTATAGCACTTATTATATATGGATTATTCTATTTTCTAGGAGGAAAAATTGTTGAACTAAAGAGCAAAGGCAAACCTATTTCTCTAAATACTCATGTTATTTCAATGGCATTATTAGTCATAATATTATCGTTAATATTCTTACCAAATTCATCATCTACAGCGCTAAAGATAACTTTATTCTCACTGATTTTCTTCAGCTTTCCATTAATAAATTTACAAGTACAAAGTGAATGGTTTAAAATATGTCATAAAAATGAAGCCGCAGGAATTTCTTCTGCTGAAATGATTTATTCGCAAGTTATTTCTGCTGCTTTTGAAATTATTTATAGCATTTTAAGATATGAAAATATTTATCGAGCTGTATTTTTAACGACCGCTTTATTCTTAATTGCTTTCTATTCAATTTCGAGAAAAACAGATGAAAAGGAAATTATTATCTCAACAAAATAA
- a CDS encoding YgiW/YdeI family stress tolerance OB fold protein, which translates to MSVIKYPVFLVSLVVSLGAHSEFVSSKKPDNVMTIKAALELKDKDHVVIVGRIIKEFSREKFLVADSTGEVCVEINKEIMPTEKFDETNDLKISGEIDKDFKLNGDKCEKFKIDAKSVEILKSK; encoded by the coding sequence ATGTCAGTTATTAAATACCCAGTTTTTCTTGTATCCCTAGTCGTTTCATTAGGAGCTCACTCTGAGTTTGTTAGTTCAAAAAAACCTGATAATGTAATGACAATTAAAGCAGCACTTGAATTAAAAGATAAAGATCATGTTGTGATTGTTGGCAGGATTATTAAAGAATTTAGCAGAGAAAAATTTTTAGTCGCCGATTCAACTGGTGAAGTATGTGTTGAAATCAATAAAGAAATAATGCCAACTGAAAAATTTGATGAAACAAACGATTTAAAAATTTCAGGAGAAATTGATAAAGATTTTAAACTAAATGGGGATAAGTGTGAAAAATTTAAAATCGATGCAAAATCGGTGGAAATTCTTAAAAGTAAATAA
- a CDS encoding YebC/PmpR family DNA-binding transcriptional regulator, whose amino-acid sequence MGRHNTIAGRMASSAAAKGRLFTKLAREIMVSARGGSDINSNSALRAAVNKARDNSMPKENIERAIKKGAGEMKGMSFEEITYEGYGPNGSAIMVEVLTDNRNRTHPELRRIFQKNAGNMGEMGVVAWMFKKRGVFVIDLEKVNEEKIMEIALDAGADDIITEDNYTTVYTEVADFAAVREALIAAEIPFEKAGLELIPENHVTLSGDNAKAALELVEKLEEHDDVQNVYHNFAIED is encoded by the coding sequence ATGGGTCGTCATAACACAATTGCAGGTCGAATGGCATCGAGTGCTGCTGCGAAAGGGCGTCTTTTTACGAAGCTGGCGCGTGAAATAATGGTCAGTGCACGTGGAGGGAGTGATATTAATAGTAACTCAGCATTGAGAGCTGCGGTTAATAAGGCCCGTGATAACAGTATGCCAAAAGAAAATATTGAGAGAGCCATAAAAAAAGGCGCTGGTGAAATGAAAGGAATGTCTTTCGAAGAAATCACTTATGAAGGATATGGTCCAAATGGTTCAGCTATTATGGTTGAAGTATTAACTGACAATCGCAATCGGACACATCCTGAATTGCGTCGTATTTTTCAAAAAAATGCCGGAAACATGGGCGAAATGGGTGTTGTTGCTTGGATGTTTAAAAAACGCGGAGTTTTCGTAATTGATTTGGAAAAAGTGAATGAAGAAAAAATAATGGAAATAGCGCTTGATGCGGGCGCTGATGATATTATAACAGAAGATAACTATACAACTGTTTATACAGAGGTAGCAGATTTTGCTGCTGTACGTGAAGCTTTGATTGCCGCGGAAATTCCATTCGAAAAAGCTGGATTAGAATTAATTCCTGAAAATCATGTTACTTTATCTGGTGATAACGCAAAAGCAGCACTTGAGCTCGTTGAAAAATTAGAAGAACACGATGATGTTCAAAATGTTTACCATAACTTTGCGATTGAGGATTAA
- a CDS encoding M14 family metallopeptidase: MSQYLFPDKYLNYKDMMSDINLLCNHFPKKCEVEKIEIAKTIEGRAIIAIRVFPKGKQVEQPTLWMDANMHSIELIGTNTVLAHIEHLKTKLIENEKKYFDVNYVFVPRICPDGAELYFINSKVNRSNARDSRSQKELGSVWQRECLLEKDERKIEIDLFKNKKRLGFMRKKSEAGIWTCDEMYPELMRRRELGDDGPFFDIYPEGNILNFDGINIPSSFSVSENEIDLNRNFPTDWAANIIENKSGKMPLSEIESRAIADFAMKIPNIYFWLNYHTFGGVFIRPPGHFSDGEMNIFDRSVYHSIDAKLEELTKYPAVSGFQEFTYIPGKPLRGALSEYAYHALGAFSYVCELWDLPARLGRQERPFIKRYENWSKKEWRQFYEFDRSENNSLIFGHPWKAYQHAQLGEIEISEFPVQFGINNPPQKLISEVIQNQVKLLPLLVDLAPKPKIEVKIENTEDKNLKYALLSIQNNGFLPTFISEERNKAQGSKKILVEVIEVKNGKLIGENIYHLNELYGYARINNGWLDSANSGTSKQTLQILRIPFIVDKQNLGAVFKVSFACIGEYFITLGEV; this comes from the coding sequence ATGTCACAGTATCTTTTTCCTGATAAATATTTAAACTATAAGGATATGATGAGTGACATAAATCTCCTCTGCAATCACTTCCCCAAAAAATGTGAAGTCGAGAAAATAGAAATTGCAAAAACAATTGAAGGTCGAGCAATAATTGCTATTCGTGTATTTCCAAAAGGTAAGCAGGTTGAGCAACCGACATTGTGGATGGATGCCAATATGCATTCCATAGAATTAATTGGAACCAATACTGTTCTAGCGCATATTGAACATTTAAAAACAAAATTAATTGAAAATGAAAAAAAATATTTTGATGTAAATTATGTTTTTGTTCCTCGCATATGTCCAGATGGAGCGGAACTTTATTTTATAAATAGTAAAGTTAATCGAAGCAATGCACGCGATTCTCGTTCGCAAAAAGAATTGGGCTCTGTGTGGCAAAGAGAATGCTTGTTAGAAAAAGATGAAAGAAAGATTGAGATAGATTTATTTAAAAATAAAAAGCGCCTAGGTTTTATGCGGAAAAAAAGTGAAGCTGGTATATGGACTTGCGATGAAATGTATCCGGAATTAATGCGGCGAAGAGAATTGGGAGATGATGGTCCTTTCTTTGATATATATCCAGAAGGCAATATTTTAAATTTCGATGGAATAAATATTCCCTCGAGTTTTTCTGTTTCTGAGAATGAAATAGATCTCAATCGTAATTTTCCTACAGATTGGGCAGCTAATATCATAGAAAATAAAAGCGGTAAAATGCCTCTGTCTGAAATAGAAAGTCGCGCAATTGCTGACTTTGCAATGAAAATTCCTAATATATATTTTTGGTTGAATTATCATACATTCGGAGGGGTCTTTATCAGACCGCCCGGACATTTTTCTGACGGAGAAATGAATATTTTTGATCGCAGTGTTTACCACTCTATCGATGCAAAACTCGAAGAACTCACAAAATATCCTGCTGTATCTGGGTTTCAAGAATTCACTTATATTCCAGGCAAACCTTTACGCGGAGCATTGTCGGAATACGCCTATCATGCTTTAGGTGCTTTCAGTTATGTCTGTGAGCTTTGGGATCTTCCTGCTCGTTTAGGGCGACAGGAAAGACCTTTTATTAAACGTTATGAAAACTGGTCAAAAAAAGAATGGCGTCAGTTTTATGAATTTGATCGCAGCGAAAACAATTCTTTGATATTTGGTCATCCTTGGAAAGCCTATCAACATGCTCAATTAGGTGAGATCGAAATCTCAGAATTTCCTGTGCAGTTTGGAATTAATAATCCTCCGCAAAAATTAATTTCAGAAGTGATACAAAATCAGGTGAAATTGTTACCTTTGCTTGTTGATTTAGCACCCAAACCAAAAATAGAAGTTAAAATAGAAAATACCGAAGATAAAAATTTAAAATATGCTTTATTATCTATTCAAAACAATGGTTTTTTACCGACTTTTATATCTGAAGAAAGAAACAAAGCTCAAGGTAGTAAAAAAATATTGGTAGAAGTTATCGAAGTAAAAAATGGAAAACTTATAGGTGAAAATATCTATCACTTAAATGAATTGTATGGTTATGCTCGAATTAATAATGGCTGGCTTGACAGTGCTAATTCTGGAACAAGCAAACAAACTTTGCAAATATTAAGAATTCCATTCATCGTTGACAAACAAAATTTGGGAGCTGTGTTTAAAGTGAGTTTTGCTTGCATTGGGGAGTATTTTATCACTTTAGGGGAAGTTTAG